Within the Aspergillus luchuensis IFO 4308 DNA, chromosome 5, nearly complete sequence genome, the region TAAGTTCTGGGTAGCCTCGAGGGAATGCAGGCCTATTTGCATGGCTGCCTTGACAGAAAGCACATGAAAGGACCATGTCTGAGCTGAATTTGTCGAACATTGAAGATAACAAGTCAGGAGACAGAGCAGTTGCACTAAATTGAAGCTATCAGATTCCTGTAAAAATGTTCAGAAGGGACGCGCCATCATACCAGTCTCCAGGTCTGAATCAATTACTGCCTCGGGCATTGCCAGGTTAAGAACCTTTTGGAGATATTCCCAAGACAATTTGTCTTCAGCATCTGTAGGAGAGGCGAAGCTTCTCATCTGATACATCACAGCAAACATAACGAAGAGCAAAGCTCGCCACGATCGACTGGCATGGCTGGAGTCATTCCTTCTAAAGTCCCTATATTTTGCAAGGAATGTGtctctatatatacaaggaaagaaaaggccgATAGTCTCAAAATATtcatgaagaagagaggtgGCTTCCGGCTCAGGGGGCAAACTCTGAGCACCTGCCGCTGTCATAACACGCGGTATTAAGGAAGGGCTGGATGTTAGACTGCtttgttgattgttgttCGCTTCAACACCTTCCGCGCGAGTGTTCGACAAATTTACTGGTGCGCCACTGAGATTCTTTAGCACTCGAGTGAGTTCATAGACAAGTGCGACATTGGATGAGGGACCTATGACAGAAGTAAGCAAACATTATCCCCGCAAGTTGTATGTAGCATCTGCGTACCGAAATATGATGAGAACGTGGCACTATCCGAGAGTGTGATTACTCCCATaccatcaacgccatccgTCTTGACCGGAAGATGAGCAGCGCCGGCTCCTGGATTACTGGTTGGTGAGTACAGTGTAGTAGAGTTCCGTCGGTCGTAAGTTTCCAGGCTGGTGCTGTCTTCATCGAGTGCCCCATCTGCACTGGTGGATGCTCGCCGAGACGCATGGGGAGATCTCGCGAAAGTCCTCAGTTGACTCTCCAATTCTTTCACCCTAGACAGCAGCCCGGACGTCTCAGATCTGTCAACATGCTAAGCATTGTCACCTGCAGGGGCGTGATGAAAGTGTTTATACCTCCGTGCTATGCCACCGTCAGTGGGCTGATCGTATTCACAGGGTATGGCCAGTTGCTCGCATCGTTTGCAAGAGGGGTGGTTTCCATTGCACTATTGTTGAGAGGCGCTGTCAATGGATACTTCTCTCTGGGGGAAGCTGCTCCGACTTACGCGAGTCTTTCGGTCCCGGCACTGACGACACGCCACAGAGACCCGTGCTCGCTTCTTCGGACggcgatcttcttccatctcagAGGGTTCGCAAAGTGATCGGAGTCTACAAAATGATTGGTTTTCTCTTGAGTCAAGATGGACAAAGGTTCGATGGAATTTTGACGGGTGGAATTGAAGTGTGTGAGTGAGATCAGCCACCTGCCTGGCGGCTTCACATCTCCGCACGAGGGGCCTATGGGTCTTGCTACGAGCTTATGCGGAGTGGATAGGCAtgaagatggggaagggagagtCGCGGTCAAGACGAGCCACGGCCGCGTCCTCTCGGAGTACATGGGTTTCAGGGATAATTACGGTACCCGGTTATTGTGCAGTTACGCcagcggaggaaggaaggccATAACAATGATCGGGTGTGTCGGGAGGCGGAAACTGCGGTATCCGGGCAAAGcggggaaaggagggggacAATGCCATTCTCTGTATCGATGGATCGGCGACCGGAATCTGCGTGTCACTCCACTGAAGAACAGCCAGCAGATTTCTACACGGGATGCAGCATCACCCGCCAGAACCTTTGAGAGGCAGCTTTGCCCCGAACTGGCTTGGTAGGAAATATGCCAAGTACACAACAATTGTTTGAACTTCCGCCTTTCAAATAGCGAGAATGACGACCTGGTAATTGCCCAACGAATTCTTATTCAGTTCGAAAACGTTACTATCCATACCAATACTTCGTTTAGGTGTTTAGTATCTTGACTTGACCACGTTCGACTCTGCCTCCCCTATCCCGGATTTGTACGCTTAGAAATACGCACCATGAAATCAACTGGCTTTACGAACCAGTGGTTGCATGTTTTAAGCCCTTGCCCCTGACCAAGAATTTCCACATCATACTCTCGTACCACCAGGGGAATCAATTTGTTCATTTCCAACAAGGATATATTCTTTCCAACGCAGGTCCGTGAGCCCATACCAAAGGGCATATAGCTTCGCTCCATGAGCGCCTTTTCGGCCTCGCTGGCATGTAACCACCGTTCCGGTCGGAATTCATCCGCGTCAACACCGTAGATCTGTTTGTCGCGAAGTATGACCCAGCTGTTCACGCCGACATTGGACTGAGTCAAACATACGTAAAGACTGTTAATTCCAATCAAACTAATCAAACTAAAATAAGAATGAAAGGAGAACAGCCCTTAGATCTAGCTTACCTTTGATGGAAAGAACTGGCCGGATATCACAGCACCCCCTTCAGGAACTTCACGAAACATCGGAAACCCCGTGCCAGGGTGCAAGCGAAGACATTCCTTCAACACCGCCTGGAAGTATGGAAGTTTTTGCGTATCGCTAAACCTCGGGATATCATCAATTCCAGCAACTTCTAGCTCATCGCGAAGCCTTTGGAGAGTCTCGGGATTACTGTAGATGAAATAGAATACAGCACTGAGACTGATAGCTGTAGTGTCACTCCCAGCTCCCACGTTGGAGATAACATTGGCCATGATGTCCCATTCTGTGAATCTTCCGGGGGCAGCTTTCTTGGCTTCCAGGAGTTTATTTAGCATAGGTGAATAGAAAGCAATTTTCTCGGCGCCATAGATCGCTTTTCTCGACCCACCCATTTTAACATTTCTTTCGGCGAAGTCTGCCAAAGCATCCGTGCCTAACAGTCCCATTAAACGGAGTATTTTCATTATCAAAGGCCGGAGCATGATAAACAAACCGATATACGAAGCTGCAGAACCAGCGGCATCGAGGTTTTTGATAATATT harbors:
- a CDS encoding Zn(II)2Cys6 transcription factor (COG:U;~EggNog:ENOG410PWMU;~InterPro:IPR036864,IPR007219,IPR001138;~PFAM:PF00172,PF04082;~TransMembrane:2 (i262-281o578-599i);~go_function: GO:0000981 - DNA-binding transcription factor activity, RNA polymerase II-specific [Evidence IEA];~go_function: GO:0003677 - DNA binding [Evidence IEA];~go_function: GO:0008270 - zinc ion binding [Evidence IEA];~go_process: GO:0006351 - transcription, DNA-templated [Evidence IEA];~go_process: GO:0006355 - regulation of transcription, DNA-templated [Evidence IEA]), with the protein product MEEDRRPKKRARVSVACRQCRDRKTRCNGNHPSCKRCEQLAIPCEYDQPTDGGIARRSETSGLLSRVKELESQLRTFARSPHASRRASTSADGALDEDSTSLETYDRRNSTTLYSPTSNPGAGAAHLPVKTDGVDGMGVITLSDSATFSSYFGPSSNVALVYELTRVLKNLSGAPVNLSNTRAEGVEANNNQQSSLTSSPSLIPRVMTAAGAQSLPPEPEATSLLHEYFETIGLFFPCIYRDTFLAKYRDFRRNDSSHASRSWRALLFVMFAVMYQMRSFASPTDAEDKLSWEYLQKVLNLAMPEAVIDSDLETVQLLCLLTCYLQCSTNSAQTWSFHVLSVKAAMQIGLHSLEATQNLPLLQRELCKRTWFWCVVNDTLVSVYLGRPPVVPKSLISKDLPEDMSDIFPTSNQSRTVAMTSLAYYNAKIRLAMIISDILVQLYGDNMAANNSMGVFETLRSAFDLSWKLSEWRSSVPAEIRPGSVIAAPEIPRALQMQRFQTGLSLYFHAAQALIYRPVLLRFLQYKPDGTNATETLSLLKDSGFSTIKKCMHTCSRGVALAKMIVDEQFRPTSLWGAWWMTNFLVFNASMMHFGMLLISTQSSFSGLMATEDIDLILSDLKDASEVHSRLNRNNLIISRCRECLHNFLDLYKSFRDTTSANGVGAWEDLTLSLQQADFQNIHASQTTTSSILPNPGQDFVWFDMEAFPGPMA